A single window of Narcine bancroftii isolate sNarBan1 chromosome 13, sNarBan1.hap1, whole genome shotgun sequence DNA harbors:
- the rpl3 gene encoding large ribosomal subunit protein uL3, which translates to MSHRKFSAPRHGSLGFLPRKRCRRHRGKVKSFPKDDPSKPVHLTAYLGYKAGMTHIVRDVDRPGSKVNKKEVVEAVTVVETPPMVIIGFLGYVETPRGLRTFKTIFAEHISDECKRRFYKNWYKCKRKAFTKYCKKWQDEDGKKQLEKDLNSMKKYCQVIRVIAHTQMRLLPLRQKKSHIMEIQLNGGTIADKVDWARERLEQQVSISSVFGQDEMIDIIGVTKGHGFKGVTSRWHTKKLPRKTHKGLRKVACIGAWHPARVAFSVARAGQKGYHHRTEINKKIYRIGSGYQTKDGQLVKNNASTEYDLTDKSINPLGGFPHYGEVTNDFLMLKGCVVGTKKRVLTLRKSLLVQTSRRALEKIDLKFIDTSSKFGHGRFQTIEEKKAFMGPLKKDRIAKEEAT; encoded by the exons ATG tctcacCGCAAGTTTTCAGCACCCAGGCATGGCTCCTTGGGCTTCCTGCCCCGCAAGAGGTGCCGCCGACACAGGGGCAAGGTGAAGAGTTTCCCCAAGGATGACCCCAGCAAGCCTGTCCATTTGACTGCCTACCTGGGCTACAAGGCTGGCATGACCCACATTGTGCGGGATGTGGACAGACCTGGATCAA AGGTGAACAAGAAGGAGGTGGTAGAGGCAGTAACAGTAGTTGAAACTCCTCCGATGGTAATCATTGGTTTTCTTGGCTACGTTGAAACTCCACGTGGTCTTCGTACTTTCAAAACTATCTTTGCGGAGCACATCAGTGATGAATGCAAGAGGCGCTTCTACAAGAACTG GTACAAGTGCAAAAGGAAGGCCTTCACAAAGTACTGCAAGAAGTGGCAAGATGAAGACGGCAAGAAGCAACTGGAAAAGGATCTGAATAGCATGAAGAAATACTGCCAAGTTATTCGCGTCATTGCTCACACACAG ATGCGCTTGCTTCCTCTGCGTCAGAAAAAATCCCACATCATGGAGATCCAGTTGAATGGAGGAACAATTGCAGATAAAGTTGACTGGGCAAGGGAGAGGCTGGAGCAGCAAGTTTCTATCAGTTCCGTGTTTGGTCAAGATGAGATGATAGACATCATTGGTGTAACCAAGGGCCATGGCTTCAAGG GGGTGACAAGCCGATGGCACACAAAGAAACTGCCGAGGAAGACTCACAAGGGTTTGCGCAAGGTTGCCTGCATTGGAGCCTGGCATCCTGCCCGTGTGGCTTTCTCTGTAGCCCGTGCAGGTCAGAAGGGATATCACCACCGCACGGAGATCAACAAGAAG ATCTACAGGATTGGATCAGGCTATCAAACAAAGGATGGCCAGTTAGTGAAAAACAATGCTTCTACTGAATATGATCTGACAGACAAGAGCATCAATCCTCTG GGAGGATTTCCCCACTACGGTGAAGTGACCAACGACTTTTTGATGCTGAAAGGTTGTGTGGTTGGGACCAAGAAGCGAGTGCTCACTCTGCGCAAG TCACTGTTGGTTCAAACTAGCCGCCGTGCCCTGGAGAAGATAGACCTGAAATTCATTGACACCTCTTCCAAATTTGGTCACGGTCGTTTCCAGACCATTGAAGAGAAGAAGGCGTTCATG GGACCATTGAAGAAGGACCGAATTGCAAAGGAGGAAGCTACATAA